One Paraburkholderia dioscoreae DNA segment encodes these proteins:
- a CDS encoding site-specific integrase produces MELLRSVKFLAVFRAKSVPINGNFARCVFLRVIPVFQQLLGAAVPSALRGPVLVDDVGLPRYWAAVWSAMTASQLADSTHTKKLRYLEDLYQHADRLLGPNALDDALAELDDGALAQILESWFVSIRNQPAVTGADEKRWQAGLGFVTTVVTWLSKSQVADERLQRIEQRLHRLSTLYSQLHVRRDNSVETVRSLPASTVEALYALLDPESPQNPFERDKTRWRVFVAFVLMLHQGLRRGEVLLLAADAVKSAYDHKQLRTRYWLNVQENEYATTEGDSRYSKPSIKNVHSIRQVPVSELTASLVQRYVENYRGRPDHSFLLNSQTDAPLSTETLTKVFAQMSRCLPVEVLTELKDRTGKDAVTPHDLRHTCAVVRLRQLLEQGDAMDEALQKLRTFFGWSKASTMPSRYARAVFEDRLTGVWNDAFDDRVALLRALPRSI; encoded by the coding sequence TTGGAACTGTTGCGCTCGGTCAAGTTTCTGGCGGTTTTCCGAGCAAAATCTGTCCCCATTAATGGTAACTTCGCCCGTTGCGTATTTTTGCGGGTGATCCCAGTGTTTCAGCAATTACTCGGCGCCGCGGTTCCGTCGGCGCTTCGTGGTCCGGTGCTGGTCGACGATGTTGGGCTGCCGCGTTATTGGGCTGCAGTCTGGTCGGCAATGACGGCTTCGCAACTGGCGGATTCCACCCACACAAAGAAGCTGCGATATCTGGAGGATCTTTATCAACATGCAGACCGTCTCCTTGGCCCGAATGCGCTGGATGATGCGCTGGCTGAACTCGACGACGGCGCGCTGGCCCAGATTCTCGAATCGTGGTTCGTCTCCATCCGAAATCAGCCGGCGGTGACCGGCGCCGACGAAAAGCGCTGGCAAGCCGGGCTTGGCTTCGTGACGACGGTCGTGACCTGGTTGTCAAAGAGTCAGGTCGCCGACGAACGGCTGCAGCGCATCGAACAGCGACTGCACAGGCTTTCCACGCTTTACAGCCAGCTCCACGTTCGCAGGGACAATTCGGTGGAGACGGTTCGCTCGTTGCCGGCGAGTACCGTCGAGGCGCTGTATGCGCTGCTTGACCCGGAATCTCCTCAAAATCCTTTTGAACGTGACAAGACACGCTGGCGCGTCTTCGTCGCATTTGTGTTGATGCTGCACCAGGGTTTGCGACGCGGCGAAGTGCTGCTGCTTGCGGCCGATGCCGTGAAAAGCGCCTACGACCACAAGCAACTGCGAACGCGGTACTGGCTCAATGTGCAGGAAAACGAGTATGCAACCACGGAGGGCGACTCCCGCTATTCGAAGCCCAGCATCAAAAATGTGCATTCGATTCGGCAGGTGCCAGTCAGCGAACTGACTGCCAGCCTGGTGCAACGCTATGTCGAAAACTATCGGGGTCGACCCGATCACTCGTTCCTGTTGAACTCACAGACCGATGCACCGTTGTCGACCGAGACACTGACCAAAGTATTTGCGCAGATGTCGCGCTGCTTGCCGGTCGAGGTGCTGACAGAACTGAAGGACCGAACTGGCAAGGACGCAGTGACGCCTCACGATCTGCGCCACACGTGTGCCGTAGTCCGGCTCCGTCAATTGCTGGAGCAAGGCGACGCGATGGATGAAGCCCTCCAGAAGCTACGGACGTTCTTCGGCTGGTCCAAGGCATCGACCATGCCGTCCCGGTATGCGCGGGCTGTGTTTGAGGATCGATTGACGGGTGTATGGAATGACGCCTTCGACGACCGGGTCGCACTTCTTCGTGCCTTGCCCAGGAGCATCTGA
- a CDS encoding DEAD/DEAH box helicase, with protein MSFASLGLIDPLLRNVQDLNYQTPTPVQAKAIPAVLSGKDVMAAAQTGTGKTAGFALPLLQRLVQHGPAVSSNRARVLVLVPTRELAEQVLQSFIDYGKGLDLRFLAAYGGVSINPQMMKLRKGVDVLVATPGRLLDLNRQNAVQFDQVQTLVLDEADRMLDLGFARELNAVFAALPVQRQTLLFSATFTDDIRAMAAGILRDPLNISVSPPNATASKIRQWVVTVDKKNKPDLFMHLVAENNWRHALVFVKTRNGVDYLAAMLDEAGYAVDTIHGDKPQPARLRALERFKTGEVQMLVATDVAARGLDIDDLPLVINVDLPIVAQDYVHRIGRTGRAGASGVAVSLVCADEAPQLAAIEALIRQTLRREEEPGFEAEHRVPQTSATGEIIRKPKKPKKSRVPHAAPRDMQVLSKKPRPQSGENQPKLAAQCAVAVGKGTSLVGGSPFSVQKPRSKPAGKPTAGSRKPAGKPAGGRGKRQS; from the coding sequence ATGTCCTTTGCCTCACTTGGCCTGATCGATCCTTTGCTGCGTAACGTGCAGGATCTCAATTACCAGACACCTACGCCGGTGCAGGCCAAGGCGATTCCTGCTGTGCTGAGTGGCAAGGACGTCATGGCTGCGGCACAGACCGGCACTGGCAAAACGGCGGGTTTTGCGCTGCCACTGTTGCAACGGCTGGTGCAACACGGCCCGGCGGTGTCCAGCAACCGCGCGCGTGTTCTGGTACTGGTGCCCACGCGTGAACTGGCCGAACAGGTGCTGCAAAGCTTTATCGATTACGGCAAAGGCCTCGACTTACGATTTCTGGCCGCCTATGGCGGCGTGAGTATCAACCCGCAGATGATGAAGCTGCGCAAAGGCGTGGATGTGCTCGTCGCTACGCCGGGCCGTTTGCTGGATCTCAATCGCCAGAACGCCGTGCAGTTTGATCAGGTGCAAACGCTGGTGCTGGATGAAGCCGACCGCATGCTGGATCTGGGCTTTGCGCGCGAGCTCAACGCCGTCTTTGCTGCGTTGCCCGTTCAGCGCCAGACCTTGCTGTTCTCTGCCACGTTTACCGATGATATCCGCGCGATGGCGGCGGGCATTTTGCGCGACCCGCTCAATATCAGCGTCAGCCCGCCCAATGCCACGGCTAGCAAGATCAGGCAGTGGGTGGTGACGGTGGATAAAAAGAACAAGCCTGACCTTTTCATGCACCTCGTGGCTGAGAACAACTGGCGGCACGCGCTGGTGTTCGTCAAAACCCGCAATGGCGTGGATTACCTGGCGGCCATGCTGGATGAAGCGGGCTATGCGGTCGACACCATCCACGGCGACAAACCGCAACCCGCGCGCTTGCGTGCGCTGGAACGTTTCAAGACGGGCGAAGTACAGATGCTGGTAGCCACCGATGTGGCTGCGCGCGGTCTGGATATCGACGATCTGCCGCTGGTGATCAACGTCGATCTGCCGATCGTGGCGCAGGACTACGTGCACCGGATTGGCCGTACCGGCCGCGCGGGCGCCAGCGGCGTGGCGGTGTCCCTTGTGTGTGCCGATGAAGCGCCGCAACTGGCCGCGATTGAAGCACTGATCCGGCAAACGCTGCGCCGTGAAGAAGAACCGGGTTTTGAAGCAGAACACCGCGTGCCGCAAACTAGCGCGACGGGCGAGATCATCAGGAAGCCCAAAAAACCCAAGAAGTCCAGAGTGCCGCACGCTGCGCCGCGCGACATGCAGGTGCTCAGCAAAAAACCGCGCCCGCAAAGTGGCGAAAACCAACCCAAGCTTGCGGCGCAATGCGCCGTGGCTGTGGGTAAGGGCACAAGCCTGGTGGGCGGTAGCCCATTCAGCGTGCAAAAGCCACGTAGCAAGCCCGCCGGCAAGCCAACTGCGGGGTCACGTAAGCCGGCTGGCAAACCCGCTGGTGGGCGCGGGAAACGCCAATCTTGA
- a CDS encoding sigma-70 family RNA polymerase sigma factor, translating into MNRTTDITAAQAKEAHLRTLFLSGLDGNGAAYRQFLAELGAHLRGFLRRRLHDGASDAEDLVQEILLAVHNARHTYRTQEPLTAWIHAIARYKLTDYFRARARHDALNDPLDDAFELLAAPDLEPAQAKRDLGKLLEQLPDRQRLPIVHVKLEGLSVTETAKLTGLSESAVKIGVHRGLKALAAKIRGTR; encoded by the coding sequence ATGAATCGAACTACCGATATCACCGCAGCGCAGGCGAAAGAGGCGCATCTGCGAACCCTGTTCCTGAGTGGGCTGGACGGCAACGGTGCCGCGTACCGGCAATTTCTCGCGGAACTGGGCGCGCACTTGCGCGGCTTCCTGCGCAGGCGGCTTCACGACGGCGCGTCCGACGCCGAAGATCTCGTGCAGGAAATATTGCTTGCAGTGCACAACGCACGGCATACCTACCGCACGCAGGAACCGCTGACCGCATGGATCCACGCGATCGCACGCTACAAGCTGACGGATTACTTTCGGGCGCGCGCCCGGCACGACGCGCTGAACGATCCGCTTGACGACGCGTTCGAGTTGCTCGCCGCACCCGATCTCGAACCGGCGCAAGCAAAGCGCGACCTTGGGAAACTGCTCGAACAGTTGCCTGATCGCCAGCGCCTGCCGATCGTGCATGTGAAGCTCGAAGGGCTGTCCGTGACGGAGACCGCGAAATTGACCGGCTTGTCGGAGTCCGCGGTCAAGATTGGCGTACATCGTGGACTCAAGGCATTGGCTGCAAAGATTCGAGGAACGCGATGA
- a CDS encoding DUF1109 domain-containing protein has translation MKTDDFISLLATGVAPVDRYALTKRFGVAMLAGAAGATLIMALVLGIRRDLAQVAVTPIFWAKIALPLCVMIGSLWMSTRLARPGLRTGGSGWLIAAPVAAVWLAGAYVLMAAPGDARLALVLGKTWRVCPFNIAMLSIPGFVAVFWALKGLAPTRLVLTGAVGGLLAGSIATLAYCLHCPEMGIPFWGVWYVLGMLLPAIVGALLGPRLLRW, from the coding sequence ATGAAAACGGATGACTTTATTTCCCTGCTTGCCACCGGCGTCGCGCCGGTGGACCGTTACGCGCTCACGAAACGCTTCGGCGTCGCGATGCTGGCCGGCGCGGCCGGTGCGACGCTGATCATGGCGCTGGTGCTCGGCATCCGGCGCGATCTCGCCCAAGTGGCGGTCACGCCGATCTTTTGGGCCAAGATCGCGTTGCCGTTATGCGTGATGATCGGCTCGCTGTGGATGTCGACGCGGCTTGCCCGTCCCGGCTTGCGCACGGGCGGCAGCGGCTGGCTGATCGCGGCGCCCGTCGCGGCGGTGTGGTTGGCCGGTGCGTATGTACTGATGGCCGCACCGGGCGACGCGAGACTCGCACTCGTGCTCGGCAAAACCTGGCGGGTCTGTCCGTTCAATATCGCGATGCTGTCGATTCCCGGCTTTGTGGCCGTGTTTTGGGCACTCAAAGGACTGGCGCCGACCCGGCTCGTGTTGACAGGCGCCGTGGGCGGCCTGCTGGCCGGGTCGATCGCGACGCTCGCGTATTGCCTGCATTGCCCGGAGATGGGGATTCCATTCTGGGGTGTGTGGTACGTGCTTGGAATGCTGTTGCCGGCGATCGTCGGCGCGCTGCTGGGGCCACGGTTGTTGCGCTGGTGA
- the nudC gene encoding NAD(+) diphosphatase, whose product MSTTVITALPASIGFNLNPLNRRSDKRDDHAYLEHLRSDPAARFLVFDGDVPLLKRGSEHDPWFVSSETAAFGQPLHSVFLGEDTDGSGRFALGFALDLAPKAPLPGTGHERIDLRSLAQQGLVAAGALGILAEAKSMLDWHRRHSFCANCGSASRVAMAGWQRACDVCGARHFPRVDPVVIMLVIDGERCLLGRQRQFAPGMYSALAGFVEPGETAEDAVRREVMEEARLKCEQVVYFASQPWPFPSSLMIGCFAQASDTDIVVDTAELEDARWFTRQEVAAMLAGTHADGLSAPKPFAIAHHLLRAYVEKGGSILLG is encoded by the coding sequence ATGTCAACGACCGTGATAACCGCCCTTCCCGCGTCCATCGGCTTTAACCTCAACCCGCTGAACCGCCGCTCCGACAAGCGGGACGACCACGCCTACCTCGAGCATCTGCGCAGCGACCCGGCCGCGCGGTTTCTTGTCTTCGACGGCGACGTCCCCTTGCTCAAGCGAGGCAGCGAGCACGACCCGTGGTTCGTCTCCAGCGAGACCGCAGCCTTCGGCCAACCTCTGCATAGCGTCTTCCTCGGGGAAGACACCGACGGCAGCGGACGGTTCGCGCTTGGCTTCGCGCTCGACCTTGCGCCAAAGGCCCCTTTGCCAGGCACCGGCCATGAGCGCATCGACCTGCGCTCGCTCGCGCAGCAGGGCCTCGTCGCTGCGGGAGCGCTCGGCATACTGGCCGAGGCGAAGTCGATGCTCGACTGGCATCGCCGCCACTCTTTCTGCGCGAACTGCGGCTCTGCAAGCCGCGTCGCGATGGCCGGCTGGCAACGCGCCTGCGATGTTTGCGGCGCACGCCATTTTCCCCGGGTGGATCCCGTCGTGATCATGCTGGTGATAGACGGTGAACGTTGTCTGCTCGGCCGCCAGCGCCAATTTGCCCCCGGCATGTATTCGGCGCTTGCCGGTTTCGTTGAGCCGGGCGAGACGGCGGAAGACGCCGTGCGCCGCGAAGTGATGGAGGAGGCTCGCCTGAAGTGTGAACAGGTTGTCTACTTCGCGTCTCAGCCGTGGCCCTTTCCTTCATCGCTGATGATCGGCTGCTTTGCACAGGCGAGCGATACCGACATCGTCGTCGATACGGCCGAACTCGAAGACGCTCGCTGGTTCACGCGCCAGGAGGTCGCGGCAATGCTCGCGGGCACGCATGCGGACGGGCTGTCGGCGCCCAAGCCGTTCGCCATTGCCCATCATTTGCTGCGGGCGTACGTCGAGAAAGGCGGCTCGATATTGCTCGGCTGA